A section of the Fibrobacter sp. UWH6 genome encodes:
- a CDS encoding PLAT/LH2 domain-containing protein, which produces MKEWILNVLCKLNCGRLKVLVREDLPVNALSGAFNNTIVLSKKLVSMQQENLLPKNVFIFILLHEIAHLIQQSVLSKMLSKDEIADFIQLNRDSLEKNADEIAFSFSCGDMWRKVISLIDFSDALEDSPSFDYDNLSVQWWMVDGILSEALLTEDPEKAGKADDIKKDVKAAIENVKNDEELNELLEKTLSIKADKDFSDEVFDVQTAAIEEGIHETYARDALIELEKNCNQHIDERSKALNIKLSFENTGNGGRNCFTKKNGEIVHKINCESFVQGAQWNDRWHYSNINFAMKFFFAELSGDLFEKDAFVYSSHLKRMQFLHSMDCSGGCKSLNYRKIRRWTEFCIDVFNNIEVSQVKKHIQDLTIDEYVNIVDDELFRIMMRDLLDSAYGSKSIKYFFGGDKFDAGSVALGCVSHMIQDSFALSHVKRCLDPFAIRRSSDFDLSIDGQKKKSSSDSVDISLDGKDDKSEMLAGNPIQVENDKFKNCKENVKNGKEKWDYDKFRESLSRQAMPVILYANYEKQDAAKHKHADVFLTHIDSQKKKTNVRRVGQWIFNNPQTDDALHEDFYVQTLNATMARDCSEMFVYMTAMDYPKEEILNFLDSIYLSFRSLGETTTSGLQYCLKDSVENRYENAIESLMCYNFNEPLVSRIITFNRTIILLKDIFRRTSIVNRLRRNECFHHVCEIFNEIYSWTFVLARTYKDCPGLSSFCVECAGSIYYLFLKVCSCLNDIEKKADELDGVNNGETKSRINDVNVSAQLVKTLLENIMRNKGVNCCKEYNDMSKSFEEKKQIGMTEKCFVVQIISGDERCAGTDADVHLKIYGKIKDENGKVKEILVGEYPLIDNIGNSFERCSSEIFEFYTDKDVFEITSITIGHNGKWWGDKWYVDDIIVSAPLNLMESGWVFHVKDWIDKNEEMNLSAYPLEKMRYFTLKIYTGAEHWAGTNSDIYISIFTKKDGEVVETDAKLIDNVNDNFEAGDIDFFTIECQSSIDDICKIKLKNDGSDKWFVDKVVVADVITEKTWFFTAKQWVTNDKDLFLSREEGCNFVVDIYTGEQSCGGTDSNVFITILGENGETKETELNDSKNNFEQGSKDTFWISSENSIGVVTGVKIRKNGRDDWFLDKVVVTDNISGKKWNFFANCKVGNDESVSLPNPKLKSCFAIDVYTGYESNGGTDDDVFVAVHGKNGNEIPKQKLDGSKNNFEKGSKDSFTITSDVYVDEIDYIELYKEGSDDWFLNKVVVKNMLTDEVKEFVADCLIGDDECVRLPKMTVESWFTVDVYTSNKSDAGTDDDVYMSIHGKNNRLIPKQQLNNSKNNFEKKDKDTFTITSDVCIDDIDYIKVYKDGNDDWFLEKVVIKNEITKKENVFVPNRKIGKDDGPFYPHVAQQSFIVDVYTGTEFGSGTDDDVFISICGQNGEIEDYELCDSKNNFENDGKDTFVVSSEKPIGDITKIKVRLKGSGRWLLNKVVVTDMITNEEWVFMSNQWLENNEVVLTQESRTRLKLEVFTSDDDYAGTDDKVEIALYGENDKVILPFVVLDDSHNNFERGDRDLFTLYIFDDFDSIKQIGVKKDGSDKWILDKIVVTDEKTENVKVFTTNQAIEKNQEVRLLEQDSLVNFKIDVYTSNQYKAGTDGDVKIAIYGKDGALILPFTKLDNSENNFERNSKDSFIVSTSLEEKNLSYDNIEYVEITQNNRDDWLLDIHDDWLLDKIIITDIYSKTEWTFIPVPYKKIAKGDAIKIDRSERGKCFLMNVYTSAESYAGTDDVIEFAVFGKEGVEIIPFTAMNDFKNNYEKKDVDSFVFNTELYVDDINEVRVRHKGVDDWYLDKIVISDAISGKEWMFVANSWIRNKEEITLSHEELRHFVIDVYTDGNLFSGTDGSVEISIDGVKKVLDNRHNNFEAGDRDSFTIHFDKPFIVAGEGGCDWNPVVKLLCNAVDGWTPEIVIISDLNSNNRWVFAPEKTTQNEFLLKKCKDYTCFEIDVYTSDETGAGTNANVKIDINGNCPQKLLNNRKDNFESGDKDSFIVVYENSVEEPSYITVSHDGSGKLSEWKLGNVNIADLVNGKVWQFAAGNNCVIKANEMITLAYRCGRYFRVDLPQSDKKIGTEISLVGEEGDIPFQKIDGNTSFSMISYSGIGNLLKIIIKNGDDQSGLDCVSGKITITDIYLGKKWIFDSVGLIKEINQVELEPIEIIVNSRIGFYEKKEIAYA; this is translated from the coding sequence ATGAAGGAATGGATTTTAAATGTTTTGTGTAAGTTGAATTGTGGTCGGTTGAAAGTCTTGGTTCGCGAAGATTTGCCAGTCAATGCATTGTCCGGTGCATTCAACAATACTATTGTATTATCAAAGAAATTGGTTTCAATGCAACAAGAAAATCTATTACCGAAAAACGTATTCATTTTTATCCTTTTACATGAGATAGCTCATCTTATTCAACAGTCTGTGTTGTCTAAAATGCTTTCAAAGGATGAAATTGCTGATTTTATTCAATTAAATAGAGACTCTTTAGAAAAAAATGCTGATGAAATTGCATTTTCCTTTTCTTGTGGGGATATGTGGAGAAAGGTAATTTCTTTAATTGATTTTTCTGATGCTCTTGAAGATTCGCCATCTTTTGATTATGATAATCTTTCTGTTCAATGGTGGATGGTTGATGGAATTTTATCGGAAGCATTGTTGACGGAAGATCCTGAAAAGGCTGGAAAGGCTGATGATATAAAAAAAGACGTGAAAGCTGCTATAGAAAATGTGAAAAATGATGAAGAACTGAATGAACTATTAGAAAAAACATTGTCGATAAAGGCTGATAAAGATTTTTCTGATGAAGTTTTTGATGTTCAAACTGCTGCTATAGAAGAAGGCATTCATGAAACGTATGCAAGAGATGCTTTGATTGAGCTTGAAAAAAATTGTAATCAGCATATTGACGAAAGATCCAAAGCGCTAAATATCAAATTAAGTTTTGAAAATACGGGTAATGGCGGACGAAATTGTTTTACAAAAAAGAACGGAGAAATTGTACATAAAATTAATTGCGAATCATTTGTACAAGGGGCTCAATGGAATGATCGGTGGCATTATTCTAATATAAATTTTGCCATGAAGTTTTTTTTTGCAGAACTTTCTGGAGACTTATTTGAAAAAGATGCTTTTGTTTACTCAAGTCATCTTAAAAGAATGCAATTCTTGCATTCAATGGATTGTAGTGGAGGATGTAAATCGCTTAACTATAGGAAAATTAGGCGATGGACTGAATTTTGTATAGATGTTTTTAACAATATTGAAGTTTCTCAAGTAAAAAAACATATTCAGGATTTGACCATTGATGAATATGTAAATATAGTTGATGATGAATTGTTCCGAATCATGATGCGAGATTTGCTTGATAGTGCATATGGTTCGAAATCAATTAAATATTTTTTTGGGGGTGATAAATTTGATGCAGGATCAGTTGCGCTAGGTTGTGTTTCGCATATGATTCAAGATAGTTTTGCTTTGTCTCATGTAAAACGCTGCTTGGATCCGTTTGCGATACGACGCTCATCTGATTTTGATTTGTCTATCGATGGTCAGAAAAAAAAATCATCAAGTGATTCTGTTGATATATCTCTTGATGGTAAAGATGATAAATCAGAAATGTTGGCAGGTAATCCCATACAAGTTGAAAACGATAAGTTTAAAAATTGTAAAGAAAATGTCAAAAATGGTAAGGAAAAATGGGATTATGATAAATTTAGAGAATCGTTGTCTCGTCAGGCGATGCCTGTAATTCTATATGCGAATTATGAAAAACAGGATGCAGCGAAACATAAGCATGCTGATGTTTTTTTGACTCATATAGATAGTCAAAAAAAGAAAACGAATGTCCGTCGTGTAGGTCAGTGGATTTTTAATAATCCTCAAACAGATGATGCTTTGCATGAAGACTTCTATGTGCAGACATTGAATGCGACAATGGCGAGAGATTGTTCCGAAATGTTTGTTTATATGACCGCAATGGATTATCCCAAGGAAGAAATATTAAACTTTCTTGATTCAATTTATCTTTCTTTTCGTAGTTTGGGTGAAACAACTACATCGGGCTTGCAGTATTGTTTGAAGGACTCTGTTGAAAATAGATATGAAAATGCAATAGAATCCTTAATGTGTTATAATTTTAATGAGCCTTTAGTTAGTCGAATCATAACTTTTAATAGAACTATTATTTTACTTAAGGATATTTTTCGACGCACTTCTATAGTAAATAGATTGCGGAGAAATGAGTGCTTTCATCATGTTTGTGAAATATTTAACGAAATATACTCATGGACATTTGTGCTTGCACGAACTTATAAGGATTGTCCAGGCTTGAGTTCTTTCTGTGTTGAGTGTGCAGGAAGCATATATTATTTGTTTTTAAAAGTATGTAGTTGCCTAAATGATATCGAAAAAAAAGCTGATGAACTAGATGGTGTAAATAATGGTGAAACGAAAAGTCGTATAAATGACGTGAATGTATCAGCCCAACTGGTGAAAACGTTACTAGAAAATATAATGAGAAACAAGGGCGTCAATTGCTGTAAAGAATATAACGATATGAGTAAGTCGTTTGAAGAAAAAAAGCAAATTGGCATGACGGAAAAATGTTTTGTAGTACAAATTATTTCTGGTGATGAACGATGTGCTGGTACGGATGCCGATGTCCATTTGAAAATTTATGGGAAAATAAAAGACGAAAATGGTAAAGTGAAAGAAATTTTAGTTGGAGAATATCCTTTAATCGATAATATTGGAAACTCGTTTGAAAGATGTTCTTCTGAAATATTTGAATTTTATACTGATAAAGATGTTTTCGAGATTACAAGTATCACGATTGGACATAATGGTAAATGGTGGGGAGATAAATGGTATGTTGATGATATCATTGTGTCTGCCCCTCTTAATTTGATGGAAAGTGGATGGGTATTTCATGTCAAAGATTGGATTGATAAGAATGAAGAAATGAATTTGTCTGCATATCCGCTTGAAAAGATGCGGTATTTTACTTTAAAGATTTATACTGGTGCTGAGCATTGGGCAGGAACGAATTCAGATATATATATATCAATATTTACTAAAAAAGACGGTGAAGTTGTTGAAACAGACGCAAAATTAATTGATAATGTGAATGATAATTTTGAAGCTGGTGATATAGACTTTTTTACAATAGAATGTCAGTCTAGTATTGATGATATTTGTAAGATAAAATTGAAAAATGATGGATCTGATAAATGGTTTGTTGATAAAGTTGTTGTAGCCGATGTTATTACTGAAAAAACATGGTTTTTTACGGCCAAACAATGGGTGACGAATGATAAAGATCTTTTCTTAAGTCGAGAGGAAGGCTGTAATTTTGTAGTAGATATTTATACTGGAGAGCAGTCGTGTGGTGGTACGGATTCTAACGTGTTTATTACCATTTTGGGCGAAAATGGCGAAACGAAAGAAACTGAACTTAATGATTCAAAGAATAATTTTGAACAAGGAAGCAAGGATACTTTTTGGATTTCTTCTGAAAATAGCATTGGTGTAGTGACTGGTGTTAAAATAAGAAAGAATGGGCGAGATGATTGGTTCCTTGATAAAGTGGTTGTAACAGATAATATTTCCGGGAAAAAATGGAATTTCTTTGCAAATTGCAAAGTGGGTAATGATGAATCCGTTTCTTTGCCAAACCCAAAACTAAAAAGTTGCTTTGCTATAGATGTTTATACTGGTTATGAATCTAATGGCGGTACGGATGATGATGTCTTCGTTGCTGTCCATGGAAAAAATGGAAATGAAATCCCAAAACAGAAATTGGATGGCTCGAAGAATAATTTTGAAAAAGGTAGTAAGGATTCCTTTACGATTACATCAGATGTTTATGTTGATGAAATTGATTACATAGAACTTTATAAGGAGGGTAGTGACGATTGGTTCCTAAATAAAGTTGTTGTAAAAAATATGCTTACGGATGAAGTGAAAGAATTTGTTGCCGATTGCTTAATTGGAGATGATGAATGTGTTAGACTACCTAAAATGACGGTGGAAAGCTGGTTTACAGTTGATGTCTATACCAGTAATAAAAGTGATGCCGGAACTGATGATGATGTGTATATGTCTATTCATGGGAAAAATAATAGGCTGATACCTAAACAACAACTTAATAATTCAAAAAATAATTTTGAAAAAAAGGATAAGGATACTTTTACAATTACATCAGATGTATGTATTGATGATATTGATTACATAAAGGTGTATAAAGATGGGAACGATGATTGGTTCCTTGAGAAAGTTGTTATAAAAAATGAGATAACAAAAAAAGAGAATGTGTTTGTTCCTAATAGAAAAATTGGTAAGGATGATGGTCCTTTTTATCCGCATGTTGCGCAACAGTCATTTATCGTTGATGTTTATACCGGAACGGAATTTGGTTCTGGAACGGATGATGATGTGTTTATTTCTATTTGTGGGCAAAATGGTGAAATAGAAGATTACGAACTTTGCGATTCGAAAAATAATTTTGAAAATGATGGTAAAGATACTTTTGTAGTTTCCTCTGAAAAACCGATTGGTGATATAACGAAAATTAAGGTTCGCCTTAAAGGTAGTGGACGCTGGCTCCTTAATAAAGTTGTTGTGACTGACATGATCACGAATGAGGAATGGGTGTTTATGTCGAATCAATGGCTTGAAAATAATGAAGTGGTTTTGACCCAGGAATCTCGGACTCGTTTGAAGTTAGAGGTTTTTACGAGCGATGACGATTATGCTGGAACGGACGATAAGGTTGAAATTGCTCTTTATGGTGAAAATGATAAAGTTATCCTGCCTTTCGTAGTTCTCGATGATTCGCATAACAACTTTGAACGTGGTGATCGAGATTTGTTTACTCTGTACATATTTGATGACTTTGACAGTATTAAACAAATTGGTGTGAAAAAAGATGGTAGTGATAAATGGATACTTGATAAGATTGTTGTGACGGATGAAAAAACTGAAAATGTAAAGGTGTTTACTACTAATCAAGCCATTGAAAAAAATCAAGAAGTGAGGTTACTTGAACAGGATTCTTTAGTGAATTTTAAGATTGATGTTTATACAAGTAATCAATATAAGGCTGGAACTGATGGGGATGTAAAAATTGCCATTTATGGAAAAGATGGTGCTTTGATCCTTCCTTTTACAAAGTTGGATAATTCGGAAAATAATTTTGAACGAAATAGTAAGGATTCCTTTATTGTTTCAACTTCGCTGGAGGAAAAGAACCTCTCGTATGATAATATTGAGTATGTTGAAATAACTCAAAATAACCGCGATGACTGGCTTTTGGATATCCACGATGACTGGCTTTTGGATAAAATTATCATAACGGATATTTACTCAAAAACTGAATGGACCTTTATTCCGGTTCCTTATAAAAAGATTGCTAAAGGTGATGCTATAAAAATTGATAGGAGTGAGAGAGGGAAGTGCTTCTTAATGAATGTCTATACAAGTGCAGAATCATATGCAGGGACTGACGATGTTATTGAGTTTGCGGTTTTTGGAAAGGAAGGTGTTGAAATAATACCATTTACTGCAATGAATGATTTTAAAAATAATTATGAAAAAAAAGATGTTGATTCATTTGTTTTTAATACTGAATTGTATGTTGATGATATAAATGAAGTAAGGGTAAGGCATAAAGGAGTTGATGATTGGTATTTAGATAAAATTGTAATAAGTGATGCAATTTCAGGGAAAGAATGGATGTTTGTCGCTAATTCATGGATAAGAAATAAAGAGGAAATTACATTATCTCATGAAGAATTAAGACATTTTGTAATTGATGTATATACAGATGGAAATCTTTTCTCGGGAACCGATGGTTCTGTAGAAATTTCAATAGACGGCGTGAAAAAGGTTCTTGATAATAGACATAATAACTTTGAAGCTGGGGATCGAGATTCGTTTACAATTCATTTTGACAAACCTTTCATAGTTGCAGGTGAAGGTGGCTGTGATTGGAATCCTGTCGTTAAACTTTTGTGTAATGCTGTTGATGGCTGGACTCCAGAGATTGTCATAATATCTGATTTAAATTCAAATAATCGATGGGTTTTTGCTCCGGAAAAAACAACTCAAAATGAGTTCCTCTTGAAAAAATGTAAAGACTATACCTGTTTTGAGATTGATGTTTATACGAGTGATGAAACTGGGGCTGGGACAAACGCTAATGTTAAAATAGATATTAATGGCAATTGTCCTCAAAAGTTGCTAAACAATCGAAAAGATAATTTTGAATCAGGAGATAAAGATTCATTTATTGTAGTATATGAGAATTCTGTTGAAGAACCATCGTATATTACTGTTTCTCATGATGGCTCAGGAAAATTGTCTGAATGGAAATTAGGCAATGTTAATATTGCTGATTTGGTAAATGGAAAGGTCTGGCAATTTGCTGCAGGCAATAATTGTGTGATTAAAGCTAATGAAATGATTACTTTGGCTTATCGATGTGGGCGTTATTTTAGAGTTGATTTACCACAATCTGATAAAAAGATAGGTACTGAAATTTCTCTTGTTGGAGAAGAAGGCGATATTCCTTTTCAAAAAATCGATGGCAATACATCATTTTCAATGATATCTTATTCGGGAATAGGAAATCTTTTGAAAATCATAATAAAGAATGGGGATGATCAATCCGGATTGGATTGTGTTTCTGGAAAAATAACCATAACGGATATCTATTTGGGTAAAAAATGGATCTTTGATAGTGTTGGTTTGATTAAAGAGATTAATCAAGTTGAGTTGGAGCCAATTGAAATAATCGTTAACTCGAGAATAGGTTTCTATGAGAAAAAAGAGATTGCTTATGCCTAA
- a CDS encoding DUF4474 domain-containing protein, translated as MDDIYRLHLTVTSGFAYRAKIDFKNPGQSDWKRSGNLANVSLGISKEVYLKDVSGIQEGAAVRFVMDIRLGRTVVASEIFVYKKNSDYYATYNGTRKNISNPKSVFKGRSPSFIDVADFKGRLSTAINAGEASALFLKVTGGYAYKVKIQYRKDGNSSWNTTNHIVSVTAGIPEMVNISDVDGINSDYQFRFVMDVVAGYSNVIANEYFTYKKDITAIARYCCKGTTLNPRINYNGVKVYSPVDFSYDLDKQKINAFANENAKEEKFRNFSIYSKDDSGLFVNGCVRVESCNLADIMLFKNNGRIALITAEKKKNQSQITTYASGPKDDGVGHIWFIDKDYNCYEEDVFLYGELAKKQSTDCCRSNADIIYISWNDKLMGGDPILRSITANGQFQDFFKTVGFESVVDKDTGRRFYHAMVDCLQRRFGYCDLYDEVFNCATTMEFEKFEFLSQEKKYIFWTWKGYYLNLGAGAEMGFYEFVKRMSLKELTDKMMEGISEFFKEHAKYMLPALPFTELTAKTAFKKILSMVATNDEYDYYESISGTPTFRMKLVLAGKNNLPRLIHSYEPTEKQWWITTFVPYLQGVNPKDLAPEYTVWIDEEHAQLINDFDIACDQNPEMKGKWRHEWIDGGVHTLVHTFE; from the coding sequence ATGGACGACATTTATCGTCTTCATTTGACCGTTACAAGTGGATTTGCCTACCGTGCAAAAATTGATTTCAAAAACCCTGGTCAAAGTGACTGGAAAAGAAGTGGTAACCTTGCTAACGTGTCTTTGGGCATATCCAAAGAAGTCTATCTGAAAGATGTTTCTGGAATCCAGGAAGGGGCTGCTGTACGATTTGTTATGGATATAAGATTGGGGAGGACGGTAGTTGCTTCCGAAATTTTTGTTTATAAAAAAAACAGCGACTATTATGCTACGTACAATGGTACCAGAAAGAATATTTCCAATCCTAAAAGCGTGTTTAAGGGTAGATCACCTTCCTTCATTGATGTTGCCGATTTTAAGGGACGATTGTCCACTGCTATTAATGCCGGCGAAGCTTCCGCATTATTTTTAAAAGTGACGGGTGGTTATGCCTATAAAGTAAAAATTCAATATCGTAAGGATGGAAACTCTAGTTGGAATACCACGAATCACATAGTTAGTGTTACGGCCGGTATTCCCGAAATGGTAAACATCAGCGATGTAGATGGTATCAATTCGGACTATCAATTCCGTTTCGTGATGGATGTTGTTGCGGGATATAGCAACGTTATCGCCAACGAATATTTTACCTATAAAAAGGATATAACGGCAATAGCAAGATACTGTTGTAAGGGCACTACACTTAATCCAAGAATTAATTACAATGGCGTTAAGGTTTATTCCCCAGTAGATTTTAGTTATGATTTAGACAAACAAAAAATAAATGCGTTTGCAAATGAAAACGCTAAAGAAGAAAAATTTAGAAATTTCAGTATTTATTCTAAAGATGATTCTGGTTTGTTTGTGAATGGTTGTGTAAGAGTTGAGAGTTGCAATCTTGCTGATATCATGCTGTTTAAAAATAACGGCCGCATTGCTTTGATTACTGCTGAAAAGAAAAAAAATCAGTCTCAGATTACCACTTATGCTTCGGGGCCCAAGGATGATGGTGTAGGACACATTTGGTTCATTGACAAGGATTATAATTGCTATGAAGAAGATGTGTTTCTCTATGGAGAACTCGCGAAAAAACAAAGTACCGATTGCTGTAGAAGTAATGCTGACATTATTTATATATCTTGGAACGATAAACTAATGGGCGGAGATCCGATACTGAGATCCATCACGGCCAATGGCCAATTTCAAGATTTCTTTAAGACGGTTGGTTTTGAAAGTGTTGTTGATAAAGATACCGGAAGGCGTTTTTATCATGCCATGGTTGACTGTTTACAACGGAGATTTGGATATTGCGATTTATACGATGAAGTGTTCAACTGTGCTACAACCATGGAATTTGAAAAGTTTGAATTCCTTTCTCAGGAAAAAAAGTATATTTTCTGGACTTGGAAAGGATATTACCTTAATTTGGGTGCAGGCGCAGAAATGGGTTTCTACGAGTTTGTTAAACGGATGAGCTTGAAGGAATTGACTGATAAAATGATGGAAGGCATTAGCGAGTTTTTTAAAGAACATGCTAAGTATATGCTTCCCGCTTTGCCCTTTACTGAACTTACCGCTAAAACAGCCTTTAAGAAAATCTTGAGTATGGTTGCTACAAATGATGAATATGATTACTATGAATCAATTAGTGGTACCCCGACTTTTCGCATGAAGCTTGTTCTTGCGGGTAAAAATAATCTTCCTCGTTTGATTCACTCCTATGAACCTACCGAGAAGCAATGGTGGATTACCACATTCGTGCCGTACCTACAGGGGGTTAATCCCAAGGATTTGGCTCCAGAATATACAGTTTGGATTGATGAGGAACATGCGCAATTGATTAATGATTTTGACATTGCTTGTGATCAAAATCCCGAAATGAAAGGTAAATGGCGTCATGAGTGGATTGATGGCGGTGTGCACACTTTAGTACATACTTTTGAGTAA
- a CDS encoding BspA family leucine-rich repeat surface protein, whose product MPKKIVVAQDCTHLKRIIEETVKRNGEKCNLNFIDVSKVADMNGLFQFSKFNGDISKWDVSNVADMSDMFYCSEFNGDISEWNVSKVVDMSDMFYCSKFSGDISKWNVSEVVNMSGMFCGSKFNGNISEWNVSKVSDMSCMFLKTEFIGDVSKWNVSNVVDMNGMFCGSKFNGDILEWNVSNVANMNCMFLKSIFNGEIGKWDVSSVKNMSCMFQFSKFNGDISKWDVSKVADMSMMFYHSDFNGDISKWNVPLMTDLNKIFLFSALEDSGMVPGWYNMRKRFL is encoded by the coding sequence ATGCCTAAAAAAATTGTCGTTGCGCAAGATTGTACTCATCTTAAACGGATTATTGAAGAAACTGTCAAACGAAATGGGGAAAAGTGTAATCTTAATTTTATAGACGTATCAAAAGTTGCTGATATGAATGGGCTCTTCCAATTTTCCAAATTTAATGGTGACATTAGCAAGTGGGATGTATCTAACGTTGCGGATATGAGTGATATGTTCTATTGTTCTGAATTTAACGGAGATATTAGCGAGTGGAATGTGTCTAAAGTGGTTGATATGAGTGATATGTTCTATTGTTCTAAATTTAGCGGAGATATTAGCAAGTGGAATGTGTCTGAAGTGGTTAATATGAGTGGCATGTTCTGCGGTTCTAAATTTAATGGCAATATCAGCGAGTGGAATGTATCTAAAGTCTCCGATATGAGTTGCATGTTTCTAAAAACTGAATTTATTGGCGATGTTAGCAAGTGGAATGTATCCAACGTTGTGGATATGAATGGCATGTTCTGCGGTTCTAAATTTAATGGCGATATTCTCGAGTGGAACGTGTCTAATGTAGCCAATATGAACTGTATGTTTCTAAAATCTATTTTTAATGGCGAAATTGGAAAATGGGATGTTTCGAGTGTCAAGAATATGAGTTGTATGTTTCAATTTTCCAAATTTAATGGTGACATTAGCAAGTGGGATGTATCTAAAGTTGCGGATATGAGTATGATGTTTTACCATTCCGACTTCAATGGTGATATTAGTAAATGGAACGTACCTTTAATGACCGATTTAAACAAAATATTTCTTTTTTCTGCTTTAGAGGACTCTGGAATGGTTCCTGGTTGGTATAATATGCGAAAAAGATTTCTGTAA